In the genome of Pelobacter seleniigenes DSM 18267, one region contains:
- a CDS encoding transposase, with amino-acid sequence MARKPRLHFPGAVYHVTLQGNARQQVFTDAIDRTRFLLLIQEGIEKFGHRVHAYCLLADRLRLVVEVDEVPLARIMQQLGFRYTRWFNDWHGQIGHLFQGRYKAILIDPEQYLLPLVRDLHVNPLRERLAADPMHYPWSSHRAYCGRETVPWLSRERTFLGIEDTGIRALMKFHAYVNEGLTPAETSDFSTGGSYDPRILGEEDFVRGVMKLSRQKYRPKIGAERVDRLIQERFRLTEQELAAPGKNRACADARACWAWLYLETGCATLTTLGDRLGRDVSSLSSAVRRLQLKAKTDPAVADRLQKLLNRLQR; translated from the coding sequence ATGGCGCGTAAACCGCGACTGCATTTCCCCGGAGCCGTCTATCATGTGACCCTGCAGGGGAACGCCCGCCAGCAGGTGTTTACCGACGCTATCGACCGGACCCGTTTTCTGCTGCTGATTCAGGAAGGGATCGAAAAATTCGGTCATCGGGTCCATGCCTACTGCCTGCTGGCGGACCGGCTGCGGCTGGTGGTCGAAGTCGACGAAGTGCCCCTGGCGCGCATCATGCAGCAGCTCGGGTTCCGCTACACTCGCTGGTTCAACGACTGGCACGGCCAGATCGGCCATCTCTTTCAGGGTCGCTACAAAGCGATCCTCATTGATCCGGAACAGTACCTGCTGCCCCTGGTCCGCGATCTGCACGTCAATCCGCTCCGGGAAAGACTCGCCGCAGATCCGATGCATTACCCCTGGAGCAGCCATCGCGCCTATTGTGGCCGCGAGACCGTCCCCTGGCTGAGCCGCGAACGGACCTTCCTCGGCATCGAAGACACCGGCATCCGCGCACTGATGAAATTCCACGCCTATGTCAATGAAGGCCTGACTCCGGCGGAGACCAGCGATTTTTCCACCGGCGGAAGCTATGATCCGCGCATCCTTGGCGAAGAGGATTTCGTGCGCGGAGTGATGAAGCTGTCGCGACAGAAATACCGTCCCAAAATCGGTGCCGAGCGGGTCGACCGGTTGATCCAGGAGCGCTTTCGCCTGACCGAGCAGGAACTGGCCGCGCCCGGTAAAAATCGCGCCTGCGCCGATGCCCGGGCCTGCTGGGCCTGGCTCTACCTGGAAACCGGCTGCGCCACCCTGACCACCCTGGGCGACCGTCTCGGCCGCGACGTCTCCTCCCTGAGTTCCGCGGTCCGGCGCCTGCAACTCAAAGCCAAAACCGACCCGGCCGTCGCCGACCGGCTGCAAAAACTGCTTAACCGGCTGCAGCGTTGA
- a CDS encoding CRISPR-associated helicase/endonuclease Cas3, whose amino-acid sequence METYYAHSTESPDKSGWQTLEDHLQGVAGLARGFAAVFGAADWGELAGLLHDVGKATAAFQRRLEGNSQRVDHTTFGARLAREHGGPLGPLLSYMITGHHGGLPDGGAQETELHWRLKYGKVPEDASLLPSIELQNVLRWPLEKPEEKTAGFSMAFFTRMIFSCLVDADFLDTETFCTPEKAALRSSFDCQQLVDLREKLNLHLQKLTQKAEPTPVNRLRQAILQQCRTKAELAPQVFSLTVPTGGGKTLSSLAFALDHAVANKLQRVIYAIPFTSIIEQNARVFQDILGRESVLEHHCNYKEKDEPEEAVYNRRRGLATENWDAPVVVTTNVQFFESLFSNKPSRCRKLHNIAGSVIVLDEAQAIPTEYLEPCLAALRELVERYGCSLVLCTATQPALDDSALRNRLPKIHEVIERPQQLYTDLRRTEVTFIGKLTNGELAERLAADEQVLCIVSTKPQARKLFEMLPPSEGNFHLSTNMYPEHRRQVLDTIRLRLKQNMSCRVISTSLVEAGVDLDFPVVYRAMAGLDSIAQAAGRCNREGRMAGLGRVHVYEPEQPARMPWVKRCASRAEEALRSLPDADPIGLEVMRRFFALLYDVQELDKKSILSAFPNQKQIQLSRDFYFPFHTVAESFRFIGDETVGVIIPIEPGTEELVRQLRYTEFPRAVLRKLQGYSVAVRNHEFAVLNTAGALEMVDGQFPVLRNLSAYRDDVGLCAERGEYWDPGDMIG is encoded by the coding sequence ATGGAAACCTATTACGCACATTCGACGGAGAGTCCTGATAAGTCAGGCTGGCAGACGCTGGAAGATCATCTTCAGGGAGTCGCCGGATTAGCCAGAGGATTTGCCGCGGTGTTTGGTGCTGCTGACTGGGGGGAGTTGGCCGGGTTGCTGCATGACGTCGGCAAGGCAACAGCTGCTTTTCAGCGCCGGTTGGAAGGGAATTCCCAGCGGGTCGATCACACGACTTTTGGTGCGCGGTTGGCTCGTGAGCATGGTGGGCCACTTGGGCCGCTGCTTTCCTATATGATCACCGGCCACCACGGGGGATTGCCGGATGGCGGTGCCCAGGAGACAGAGCTGCACTGGCGGCTGAAGTACGGCAAGGTTCCCGAAGATGCATCGTTGCTGCCGTCGATTGAGTTGCAGAATGTGTTGCGCTGGCCGTTGGAAAAACCGGAAGAAAAAACGGCTGGATTCAGCATGGCATTTTTCACGCGGATGATTTTTTCCTGTCTGGTCGATGCAGACTTTTTGGATACGGAAACATTTTGTACGCCGGAAAAAGCTGCACTAAGATCCTCTTTTGATTGTCAGCAGCTAGTCGATCTGCGGGAGAAGCTAAACCTCCATCTGCAAAAGCTCACGCAAAAGGCCGAACCAACACCGGTGAATCGGCTCCGCCAAGCCATCCTGCAGCAATGCCGGACCAAGGCCGAGCTTGCCCCACAGGTTTTTTCTCTGACCGTGCCGACTGGCGGAGGGAAAACTCTTTCGTCGCTGGCGTTCGCCCTTGATCACGCCGTTGCCAACAAGTTGCAACGGGTGATCTATGCCATTCCCTTCACCTCGATCATTGAGCAGAATGCCAGGGTGTTTCAGGATATTCTCGGTCGCGAATCGGTCTTGGAGCATCACTGCAATTACAAAGAAAAAGACGAGCCGGAAGAGGCGGTTTACAACCGGCGGCGTGGGCTGGCGACGGAAAATTGGGATGCACCGGTCGTGGTGACAACCAATGTGCAGTTTTTCGAATCGTTATTCAGCAACAAGCCGTCCCGTTGTCGCAAACTGCACAATATTGCTGGCAGTGTCATCGTGCTGGACGAAGCGCAGGCGATTCCGACCGAATACCTGGAACCCTGTCTGGCGGCTTTGCGTGAATTGGTTGAGCGCTACGGGTGTTCGTTGGTGCTCTGCACGGCAACCCAGCCCGCTCTGGACGATAGCGCACTGCGTAATCGGCTGCCGAAAATCCATGAAGTTATTGAGAGACCGCAACAGCTATATACTGACTTGCGCCGCACCGAGGTTACGTTTATCGGTAAGCTGACCAACGGAGAATTGGCCGAACGGTTGGCAGCGGATGAGCAGGTCCTCTGTATTGTGTCTACCAAGCCTCAGGCGCGTAAACTGTTCGAGATGTTGCCGCCAAGCGAAGGCAATTTTCATCTCTCCACCAATATGTATCCCGAGCATCGTCGCCAAGTACTGGACACAATTCGATTGCGTCTAAAACAGAACATGTCCTGCCGAGTTATTTCCACTTCGCTGGTCGAAGCCGGGGTCGATCTTGATTTTCCCGTCGTCTATCGCGCCATGGCTGGACTCGATTCCATCGCCCAGGCAGCGGGTCGTTGCAACCGTGAGGGAAGAATGGCAGGGCTTGGACGGGTCCATGTTTATGAGCCGGAGCAACCGGCGCGCATGCCTTGGGTTAAACGTTGTGCCAGCCGTGCTGAAGAAGCGTTGCGCAGTTTGCCGGATGCCGATCCAATTGGTTTGGAAGTGATGCGGCGATTTTTTGCCCTGCTTTACGACGTGCAGGAATTGGACAAAAAAAGCATTTTGTCGGCCTTCCCGAATCAGAAGCAGATTCAGCTCTCCAGAGATTTCTATTTCCCCTTTCACACAGTTGCCGAGTCTTTCCGTTTTATTGGGGATGAAACCGTTGGCGTGATCATTCCTATAGAACCGGGGACCGAGGAGTTGGTACGGCAGCTGCGGTACACCGAATTCCCTCGGGCCGTTTTACGTAAACTGCAAGGGTACAGCGTTGCCGTACGCAATCATGAATTTGCTGTGTTGAATACGGCGGGAGCATTGGAAATGGTGGATGGACAGTTTCCGGTGTTGAGGAACCTGTCCGCTTATCGTGATGACGTTGGCTTGTGCGCTGAGCGGGGAGAATATTGGGATCCTGGAGACATGATTGGATAA
- the cas5c gene encoding type I-C CRISPR-associated protein Cas5c — MAYGIKLRVWGDYACFTRPEMKVERVSYDVMTPSAARGILEAIHWKPATRWVVDKIHVLKPIKFDNVRRNEVSSKIPKPNPATVMRENKQLYFLVDDGKNRQQRASTLLRNVEYVIEAHFVMTDKAGSEDNEGKHLDIFNRRARKGQFFHQPCLGCREFPASFELLDDEIPVSCYAGQEKDLGYMLLDIDFANDMTPLFFRASMNDGIIEPPSPLATEVCA, encoded by the coding sequence ATGGCGTATGGTATCAAGCTACGGGTCTGGGGGGATTATGCCTGTTTTACCCGACCCGAGATGAAGGTGGAACGCGTCTCTTACGACGTGATGACCCCGTCTGCTGCGCGGGGAATTCTCGAAGCGATCCATTGGAAGCCGGCGACCCGCTGGGTGGTCGATAAGATTCATGTTCTCAAGCCGATCAAATTCGACAATGTCCGGCGCAACGAAGTCAGTTCGAAAATTCCCAAACCAAATCCCGCCACTGTCATGCGGGAAAACAAACAACTCTACTTTCTGGTCGATGACGGCAAAAACCGGCAACAGCGGGCATCCACCTTGTTGCGCAATGTCGAATATGTCATTGAAGCTCACTTTGTCATGACTGATAAAGCCGGTTCCGAAGACAACGAGGGGAAGCATCTCGATATCTTTAATCGCCGCGCCCGCAAAGGGCAGTTTTTTCATCAGCCCTGCCTCGGTTGTCGAGAATTCCCCGCCTCTTTTGAACTGCTCGATGATGAAATCCCTGTATCTTGTTATGCCGGGCAAGAAAAAGATCTCGGTTACATGCTGCTCGACATTGATTTTGCCAACGACATGACGCCGCTGTTTTTCCGCGCCAGCATGAATGACGGTATCATCGAACCGCCGTCGCCGTTAGCTACGGAGGTATGCGCATGA
- the cas8c gene encoding type I-C CRISPR-associated protein Cas8c/Csd1 has protein sequence MILHALNSYYQRMLDDPDAEMPAFGTSVENISFALVLGEDGSLRNIEDLRDGEGNKVKPRKMQVPAAVTRTSGVKANFLWDKAAYIFGADTDGATEKNRERFEAFNVFLHEIGKDVDDPGFVAVKKFLAQWNCSQAAESVARFQSWEDVCNANLVFRLDGVPGFIHDRPSVQREWLKYGQNDSAASVGQCLISGEENVPLAGVHTPIKGVRGGQTSGGYIVSFNASAFVSYHQDKASVAETSAFAYTTALNFLLSSYSRQKISIGDTTYIFWAKRPTSLEPFLADVFEPSEAEEEPAEQDDRKTAKDIHGLLKAVRDGKKPTDFMPDLETDVQFYILGLAPNAARLSIRFWQETSLGDLLEKVGQYYRELSMVRQYDSEPEFPPLWRLLVQTATLGKSENISPVLAGGLTRAMLTGCPYPQNLLPVVLDRIRAEHNVTYFRAALLKAYLLRNTKMEEVPVSFDPERKDSPYLLGRLFAVLEKAQEEAIPGANATVKDRYLGAAAATPQLVLPMLLKNSANHIAKLRKDSDKRGRAIYLDRMIQDINGELDDYPTTQNAQEQGLFMIGYYHQRKNFFTKNTQEG, from the coding sequence ATGATTCTGCATGCCCTCAACAGTTACTACCAGCGGATGCTGGATGACCCCGATGCTGAAATGCCCGCATTCGGTACCAGTGTTGAGAATATTTCTTTTGCCCTGGTGCTGGGTGAAGATGGTTCCTTGCGCAATATTGAGGATTTGCGGGATGGGGAAGGGAATAAAGTTAAACCGCGCAAGATGCAGGTGCCTGCTGCGGTGACCCGGACTTCGGGGGTGAAAGCCAACTTTTTATGGGATAAGGCTGCATATATTTTCGGTGCTGATACCGATGGTGCGACAGAGAAAAATCGTGAACGCTTTGAGGCTTTTAACGTTTTTCTGCATGAGATTGGTAAGGATGTTGATGATCCCGGCTTTGTCGCAGTAAAAAAGTTTCTTGCCCAATGGAACTGTTCGCAAGCCGCTGAGAGCGTTGCCCGCTTTCAGTCGTGGGAAGACGTTTGCAATGCAAATCTGGTTTTTCGGTTGGACGGAGTTCCCGGTTTTATCCACGACCGCCCATCGGTACAGCGGGAGTGGTTGAAGTACGGGCAGAACGATTCTGCTGCCTCCGTAGGGCAATGCCTGATCAGTGGAGAAGAAAACGTCCCGCTGGCCGGGGTGCATACCCCGATAAAAGGGGTGCGTGGCGGGCAAACGTCCGGTGGTTATATTGTCTCGTTCAATGCCTCGGCCTTTGTGTCTTACCATCAGGACAAGGCCTCGGTTGCCGAAACGTCGGCTTTTGCCTACACCACAGCCCTCAACTTCTTGCTGTCCAGTTACAGTCGCCAGAAGATCAGCATCGGCGATACCACTTATATTTTCTGGGCCAAACGGCCGACGTCGCTGGAGCCGTTTCTGGCGGATGTGTTCGAACCGTCCGAGGCTGAAGAAGAACCCGCAGAACAAGACGACCGGAAAACGGCCAAGGATATTCATGGCCTGCTCAAAGCAGTTCGAGACGGTAAAAAGCCGACTGATTTTATGCCCGATCTGGAAACCGATGTGCAGTTCTACATTCTCGGCTTGGCTCCCAACGCTGCGCGTCTTTCTATTCGGTTCTGGCAGGAAACCAGCTTGGGTGATCTGCTGGAGAAGGTCGGTCAGTATTATCGGGAATTAAGCATGGTGCGTCAGTACGACAGCGAACCTGAATTTCCGCCTTTGTGGCGCCTCTTGGTGCAGACAGCAACTTTGGGTAAATCGGAGAACATCTCTCCGGTTCTTGCCGGTGGATTGACCCGCGCCATGTTGACTGGTTGTCCCTATCCGCAGAATCTGTTGCCGGTGGTGCTCGACCGGATTCGTGCCGAGCACAATGTCACCTATTTTCGCGCGGCGTTGCTTAAAGCCTATCTGCTGCGCAATACCAAAATGGAGGAGGTTCCCGTGTCGTTTGATCCCGAAAGAAAAGATTCACCCTATTTGCTGGGACGATTGTTCGCCGTTCTTGAAAAGGCGCAGGAAGAAGCGATTCCCGGTGCAAATGCAACCGTCAAAGATCGTTATCTTGGGGCAGCAGCTGCAACTCCGCAGTTGGTATTGCCCATGCTGCTGAAAAATTCAGCCAATCATATCGCAAAGCTGCGTAAGGATTCCGATAAACGCGGACGGGCTATTTATCTTGATCGCATGATTCAGGATATCAATGGTGAACTGGATGATTATCCGACAACTCAGAACGCCCAGGAACAGGGCTTGTTTATGATCGGTTATTACCATCAGCGCAAAAACTTTTTTACGAAAAATACTCAGGAGGGATAA
- the cas7c gene encoding type I-C CRISPR-associated protein Cas7/Csd2, whose amino-acid sequence MTAIANRYEFALLFDVQNGNPNGDPDAGNTPRVDPETGHGLVTDVCLKRKIRNHVALAKEGAEGFNIYVQEKAVLNRTNEMAYKEFDLKPEAKKLPKKIEDAQKVTGWMCANFYDIRSFGAVMTTEVNCGQVRGPVQLAFATSVEPILSQEVSITRMAVTNEKDLEKERTMGRKHIVPYGLYIAKGFISASLAEKTGFGEEDLELLWNALINMFEHDRSAARGMMSSQKLFVFKHQDKLGNAPAHKLFDLIDIQRNSHSEGPARAFKDYTVTVGEAPSGVEIIEKL is encoded by the coding sequence ATGACTGCTATTGCTAATCGCTACGAATTTGCTCTGTTGTTCGATGTTCAAAATGGTAACCCCAACGGTGATCCCGATGCCGGCAACACTCCGCGTGTCGATCCTGAAACCGGTCATGGGCTAGTGACTGATGTCTGCCTGAAAAGGAAAATTCGCAATCATGTGGCGCTGGCCAAAGAGGGCGCTGAAGGTTTCAATATTTACGTGCAGGAGAAGGCAGTACTCAATCGCACCAACGAAATGGCCTACAAAGAATTTGATCTGAAACCGGAGGCGAAAAAACTCCCGAAAAAGATTGAAGATGCACAGAAGGTGACCGGCTGGATGTGCGCCAATTTTTACGATATCCGTAGCTTCGGCGCTGTTATGACGACCGAAGTCAATTGCGGGCAGGTGCGTGGTCCGGTTCAGTTGGCTTTTGCAACCAGCGTCGAGCCGATTCTTTCCCAAGAGGTCAGTATTACCCGCATGGCGGTAACCAATGAGAAGGACCTGGAAAAAGAACGCACCATGGGACGCAAGCACATTGTCCCTTATGGTTTGTATATCGCCAAAGGGTTTATTTCGGCGTCATTGGCCGAGAAAACCGGCTTCGGGGAGGAGGATCTTGAGTTGCTCTGGAATGCCCTGATTAACATGTTTGAGCATGATCGGTCTGCAGCGAGGGGAATGATGAGCAGTCAGAAGTTGTTTGTCTTCAAGCACCAGGACAAACTTGGTAATGCGCCCGCTCACAAGCTGTTTGATCTGATCGACATCCAACGCAACAGCCATTCCGAGGGCCCGGCCCGGGCGTTTAAGGATTATACGGTGACGGTCGGTGAGGCTCCTTCCGGGGTGGAGATTATTGAGAAGTTGTGA
- a CDS encoding endonuclease domain-containing protein, which yields MLEYNRALKRPSRDLRRNMTVAEQVLWSGLRRKQLLGVQFYRQKPLGHFIVDFFAPAAKLVVEVDGGQHLDAEHQVRDQLRDEYLAEQGLLVLRFDNLQVLKETDAVLKQIFQQLQKRLSTP from the coding sequence GTGCTTGAGTACAATCGTGCATTAAAGCGACCGTCGCGGGATTTGCGGCGGAATATGACTGTTGCCGAGCAAGTTCTGTGGTCTGGTTTGCGGCGCAAGCAACTGCTGGGCGTGCAGTTTTACCGGCAGAAACCGCTTGGCCATTTCATTGTCGATTTTTTCGCTCCAGCGGCCAAGTTGGTTGTCGAGGTTGATGGCGGCCAACATTTAGATGCTGAACATCAAGTCCGGGATCAATTGCGGGACGAATATCTTGCAGAGCAAGGTTTGCTGGTCTTGAGATTCGACAATCTGCAGGTCTTGAAAGAGACCGATGCGGTCCTCAAACAAATTTTTCAGCAGCTGCAGAAACGACTGTCCACTCCCTAA